The DNA sequence AAAACCTTCGGGAGTATCGCCCGTTCGTAGTTCTCATTGAGAGAGTGAGGAAGCACTTGGAAGGTGGGGTCGCCTAGCTCATCGGGACGAGTTCGCTACGCTTGGATTTCGGACGATGACGACCCGACTCTCCACGCCTGTTTGGAGGAGGCCTGTTTAAGGGACTCTGAAGAGGATTATCTTCTGGTCTACATCAATCGCCCATCGCTCCATGTGGGAAAGAACCAAAACCTCTGGGCGCAAGTCTCCGCGAAAGAAGTATTTGAGTCCAACGTAAGTCTCCATCGGAGGATTACGGGGGGAGGAACGGTGTACCATGATTTCGGCAATCTTAACTACGCTCTCATCTCGACTGGAGAGCCTCGGGTAGATTTCTGCCGTCATCTCCACTTCCTCTTTCCCTATTTTGAGGCAAGGAAACTCTCGGTGGAGATTCGCAACCGGAGCGATCTATTTAAGGGGGAAGGGAAATTCTCCGGGAATGCCGAGTATTTCTCTGGTCGTCGGATCCTGCACCACGGAACGCTGCTCTTCAAATCTGATTTGAATCGACTGCATTCCCTTCTCACCCCATCTTCCTCGGCATACCGAGATCGGAGCATCGATTCGAACCGCAACCGAACAATCAATCTCTCCACTTTTCTTCCAAAACTCTCCGATACTCGTTCCTTCGCCGAGGATTTCGTTGCTACTCTTCAGGATTTCCATCCGTGTCTCACTCTCCTTGACAAGCCTCCAATCGCGCTCAAGACGGCAAATGAGAAATATGGTGAACGTTTCAAGTCTAACGGGTGGATCTACGGGCGCTCACCAAAATATGAGCTGAGGAAAACGGTGAAGTCTTCTTTCGGAGAAGTGAGCAGCCTCCTCGTTGTTCGGGAGGGTAAAATAATGTCCGCCAGATTCAAGTGCGACGACAAACAATGGGACGAGAGTTTTCAGAGGCTTGCGATCGACCTCGGAGATAAGCTTCACGCACCGTCCGAGATTTCAAAATGCCTCCCAAAGAATGAAAACGCGGACAGATTTAGCTCGTTACTCTCGGACCATTGGCTGGATCTTCTCTTCTAGGTGCTACTGGCAAAACGAACAATGAGTGAATTCGTCTTACAATACGAAAATCTGAATGTCTGCTACGGTTTGAATGAATCCTCCGATTTTGCGCTTAGAGACTTTTCACTTGAGGTCTCTCGGGGCGAGGTCTTTGCACTTGTTGGGGAAAGTGGTAGCGGAAAATCGACTGCTGGATTCGCTGCAGGAGGTCTACTTCAATCCAACAACACTGAGGTGAGCGGCCGAATTGCTGTCGCCGGTCGTTCGATTCCCGCAGATGACTTCGCTACCTTGCGCAAAAACTGTGGAGTTAAGATCGGGTTCGTTTTTCAGGAACCGGCATCTGCGCTTCACCCAACTATCCGGATAAAAACACAAGTTGCCGAGGCCATTCAGCCAAGGAGATCCCGAGAGGAGACGGATCTTCGCGTGGCTCAGCTTCTCGAATCCGTTCAACTCGATCCGGAGAAGCGTATTCTCGGCTCCTACCCTCACCACCTAAGTGGCGGAATGCAGCAGAGGATCGTCCTGGCAATGGCGATTGCCAATTCGCCCCCCGTTTTAATAGCCGATGAACCTACAACAGCGCTCGATCCAACGATTAGGAAAGAGGTGTTGGAGCTCATCCGGAATCAAGCGAGTGAGAACGCCCGGAGTGTGCTTTTGATTACTCATGACCTTGGCGTGGTCTCTCACTATTCAGATCGAATGGCGGTTTTAAAAAAGGGACAGATCGTCGAGAGCGGCGACACTAAGAGGGTCCTAGCAAATCCCCAGCACGAATATACACGGGAACTGATTGCTTCCGCTCTCTGAACAATTTTGCTCCTATACCGATGTTCCCAAGAGAAAAAACTGAAAGCCAACTCCTACTTGAAAACGTTTCAGTTGAGTACCGTGGAGGGTTTAGGGCAGTTCACGAAGTGACCTTTCGAATTGAAGAAGGTGAAAGAGTCGGACTCGTGGGAGAGAGCGGGAGTGGAAAGTCTTCTTTGGCCCGGGCAATTCTCGGGCTACAACCGATCTCCGGCGGATCAATTTCGATCAACGGGAAGACTTATCATGGCAGATCTCAAAAAGAGAGGATCGATCGGGCGCGGTTGGTTCAAATGGTCTTTCAGGATCCATACCATTCACTCAATCCGCGACGATCCATACTGCAAAGTCTTTCTGAAGCAGTTGCTGCCCAAGCCAATCCGCCGCCTGCAAAAGACTATCCGAGTGCCTGCACTAGCCTCCTCGAAAGAGTTGGATTGGATCTTTCGATCCTCCCTCGGTATCCCCACGAATTTAGCGGCGGTCAACGGCAGAGAATTTGCATTGCCCGCGCTCTAGCCGTTCAACCTAGAATCCTAATCTGCGACGAAGCCGTAAGCGCTCTGGACGCGTCTACCCAAGCCTCGGTGGTGCGACTGCTAAAAAAGATCAGCGAGGAAGAAGGTATTAGCCTACTCTTTATCACTCACGATTTACCCCTGATCGAGAGTCTTTGTGAAAGGGTAGTCATCATGCACAAAGGAAACTTGAAAGAGGAGGGACAGTCTGCCGAAGTCTTCTCAACTCCTAAGACAAAGGAGACCAAGAGGTTGTTGGACTCAGTCCTTAGACTGGAGGTGAAAGATGACCGAGTGGACCCGGTTCCTACTGCGAAACCTTTCTCAGGTGAGAATGCCTGATCACAATTTCCGTCGGGATGACTTGGCGCACTGGCACCT is a window from the Verrucomicrobiota bacterium genome containing:
- a CDS encoding dipeptide/oligopeptide/nickel ABC transporter ATP-binding protein, whose translation is MTFRIEEGERVGLVGESGSGKSSLARAILGLQPISGGSISINGKTYHGRSQKERIDRARLVQMVFQDPYHSLNPRRSILQSLSEAVAAQANPPPAKDYPSACTSLLERVGLDLSILPRYPHEFSGGQRQRICIARALAVQPRILICDEAVSALDASTQASVVRLLKKISEEEGISLLFITHDLPLIESLCERVVIMHKGNLKEEGQSAEVFSTPKTKETKRLLDSVLRLEVKDDRVDPVPTAKPFSGENA
- a CDS encoding ABC transporter ATP-binding protein; translation: MSEFVLQYENLNVCYGLNESSDFALRDFSLEVSRGEVFALVGESGSGKSTAGFAAGGLLQSNNTEVSGRIAVAGRSIPADDFATLRKNCGVKIGFVFQEPASALHPTIRIKTQVAEAIQPRRSREETDLRVAQLLESVQLDPEKRILGSYPHHLSGGMQQRIVLAMAIANSPPVLIADEPTTALDPTIRKEVLELIRNQASENARSVLLITHDLGVVSHYSDRMAVLKKGQIVESGDTKRVLANPQHEYTRELIASAL